Proteins from one Camelina sativa cultivar DH55 chromosome 8, Cs, whole genome shotgun sequence genomic window:
- the LOC104709210 gene encoding general negative regulator of transcription subunit 3-like, whose translation MGASRKLQGEIDRVLKKVQEGVDVFDSIWNKWNVYDTDNVNQKEKFEADLKKEIKKLQRYRDQIKTWIQSSEIKDKKVSASYEQSLVDARKLIEKEMERFKICEKETKTKAFSKEGLGQQPKTDPKEKAKSETRDWLNNVVSELESQIDSFEAELEGLSVKKGKTRPPRLTHLETSITRHKDHIIKLELILRLLDNDELSPEQVNDVKDFLDDYVERNQDDFDEFSDVDELYSTLPLDEVEGLEDLVTAGPLVKGTPLSMKSSLAATASQVRSISLPTHHQSTSQDKTEDTSLPDSNAETVPRTPPPKNGAGLHSAPSTPAGGRPSLNVPASNVPNASVPLSTSIPAQISTESMGSLSPVAAKEEDATTLLSRKPPSSVADATLRGIGRVSIPNQPQPSQPPSPIPANGSRISATSAAEVAKRNIMGVESNIQPLTSPLSKMVLPPTVKVNEGTVSDSNPGDVAASIGRAFSPSIVSGSQWRPGSPFQNQNETVRGRTEIAPDQREKFLQRLQQVQQGHGNLLGMPSLSGGNEKQFSSQQQNPLLQQSSAISPHGSLGIGVQAPGFNVMNSASLQQQSNVMTQQLGPQSSVADVDHPRNDDQPQQNLPDDSTSITASKTIPNEDDSKVLFDTPSGMPSYMLYDFEQRNPAITPSTFPQTQAPIINNPVLWERLGSDAYGTDTLFFAFYYQQNSYQQYLAAKELKKQSWRYHRKFNTWFQRHKEPKIATDEYEQGAYVYFDFQTPKDENQEGGWCQRIKNEFTFEYSYLEDELAV comes from the exons ATGGGTGCGAGCCGGAAATTACAAGGCGAGATAGATCGGGTTCTTAAGAAGGTTCAAGAAGGTGTTGATGTTTTCGACAGCATCTGGAACAAG TGGAAT gtaTATGATACAGACAATGTCAACCAAAAGGAAAAGTTTGAGGCGGACTTGAAGAAGGAAATCAAGAAGTTGCAGCGCTACAGAGACCAGATCAAGACTTGGATTCAGTCTAGTGAGATCAAAGATAAAAAa GTCAGTGCGTCATATGAGCAATCTCTGGTTGACGCTCGGAAGCTTATTGAGAAAGAgatggagaggtttaaaatttGTGAGAAAGAGACTAAGACAAAAGCCTTCTCCAAGGAAGGACTGGGTCAGCAACCTAAAACT GatccaaaagaaaaagcaaagtcAGAGACAAGGGATTGGTTGAACAATGTG GTGAGTGAACTTGAGTCGCAGATTGATAGCTTTGAAGCTGAGTTGGAAGGACTATCTGTCAAAAAAGGAAAGACAAGACCACCCAGATTG ACTCATCTTGAGACATCTATTACAAGGCACAAGGATCACATAATAAAGTTGGAACTGATCTTGAGGCTTCTGGACAATGATGAATTAAGTCCAGAACAAGTAAATGACGTCAAAGATTTTCTGGACGATTATGTGGAACGAAATCAG GATGATTTTGACGAATTCAGTGATGTCGATGAGCTCTATAGCACGTTGCCACTAGATGAGGTAGAGGGTCTTGAAGATCTAGTTACTGCTGGCCCCCTTGTAAAG GGTACTCCTTTGAGCATGAAGAGTTCTTTGGCAGCGACAGCATCTCAAGTTCGG AGCATAAGTTTGCCAACTCATCATCAGAGTACTTCTCAAGATAAAACAGAGGATACGTCTTTACCAGATAGCAACGCTGAGACGGTTCCGAGAACCCCTCCCCCAAAGAATGGCGCAGGCCTTCACTCAGCACCATCAACACCTGCTGGGGGACGTCCAAGTTTGAACGTGCCTGCTAGTAATGTTCCAAATGCATCAGTTCCCTTGTCAACTTCTATTCCTGCTCAAATTTCCACAGAAAGCATGGGAAGTTTGTCTCCTGTGGCTGCCAAGGAAGAAGACGCAACAACCTTGCTTTCTCGTAAACCACCCTCATCTGTTGCTGATGCTACATTAAGGGGCATTGGGAGAGTTAGTATCCCCAACCAGCCCCAACCAAGCCAGCCTCCGTCTCCAATTCCAGCTAACGGGTCTCGCATTAGTGCAACTTCAGCTGCTGAGGTTGCAAAGAGAAATATAATGGGAGTTGAGAGCAACATCCAACCTCTAACTTCTCCACTGAGCAAAATGGTATTGCCACCAACTGTGAAGGTTAATGAGGGAACTGTCTCTGATAGTAACCCTGGTGATGTTGCGGCTAGTATTGGTAGAGCTTTTTCACCATCTATTGTATCTGGTTCGCAGTGGAGGCCTGGTAGTCCCTTTCAGAATCAGAATGAAACG GTCCGTGGGAGAACTGAAATAGCACCCGATCAAAGAGAGAAATTTTTACAGAGGTTACAGCAAGTACAGCAAGGCCATGGTAACCTCTTAGGCATGCCTTCTCTATCTGGAGGAAACGAGAAGCAGTTTTCTTCACAACAGCAAAATCCTCTCTTACAGCAG AGCTCTGCCATCTCTCCTCATGGAAGCTTGGGAATCGGAGTTCAGGCACCAGGTTTTAATGTCATGAACTCTGCCTCCTTACAGCAGCAGTCAAATGTAATGACTCAACAATTGGGTCCCCAGTCTTCTGTTGCAG ATGTAGACCATCCCAGAAATGATGATCAACCGCAGCAAAACTTACCTGATGATTCAACTTCCATAACAGCATCAAAAACAATTCCAAATGAGGATGATTCTAAAGTTCTATTTGATACCCCG TCGGGAATGCCCAGCTACATGTTG TATGATTTTGAACAGAGGAACCCAGCAATCACACCTTCAACATTTCCCCAAACACAAGCACCAATCATAAACAACCCTGTGCTCTGGGAACGTTTAGGCAGCGACGCTTATGGGACGGATACTTTGTTCTTTGCGTTTTACTATCAGCAG AACTCATATCAGCAATATCTAGCTGCAAAAGAGCTGAAGAAACAGTCGTGGAGATACCACAGAAAGTTCAACACTTGGTTTCAGAGACATAAAGAGCCAAAGATTGCAACCGATGAGTATGAACAAGGAGCTTATGTTTATTTCGATTTCCAAACCCCCAAAGATGAGAATCAAGAGGGAGGATG GTGTCAGAGGATCAAAAACGAGTTCACGTTTGAATACAGTTATCTTGAAGATGAACTCGCCGTATAG